In Candidatus Korarchaeum sp., a single genomic region encodes these proteins:
- a CDS encoding NADP-dependent malic enzyme, with the protein MAERKPTVEELLKKAERPSKLAVPYHQFYEGKVQVMPKCAIRTLDDFSIWYTPGVAAACKEIKADPDKSFFLTNRWNYVAVVSDGTRVLGLGDIGPEAGLPVMEGKALLFKYLGGVDAFPLVVRARDPDDMIKLLEWIEPNFGGVNLEDIEKPKCYYVLEEARKRLQIPVWHDDQQGTATVVYAGLVNAFKLVGKNMKDSKIVLYGAGAANIRTAIVLITAGVPPGNIVLIDTAGVLYRDRPDMETMEKEDRWKYDLAMKTNKENNKTIEEAFKGADAVVGASKPGPGVIKQEWIKLMNKDPIVFACANPIPEIWPWEAKEAGAKIVATGRSDFPNQVNNSLAFPAIFRGVLDVRAKTVTDEMCIAAGDALAKFAEEKGLREDYILPTMEDWEVYPIEAVAAAEQSIKQGVARRILSREELYERAVNIIRNARESARFLMEKGLISSPPPEEDVLRSYGP; encoded by the coding sequence ATGGCCGAGCGTAAGCCCACTGTTGAGGAGCTCCTGAAGAAAGCTGAGAGACCGTCCAAACTGGCCGTACCCTATCATCAGTTTTATGAGGGGAAGGTCCAGGTGATGCCGAAATGTGCTATAAGGACCTTAGATGACTTCTCTATCTGGTACACTCCTGGAGTTGCAGCGGCTTGCAAGGAGATAAAAGCCGATCCAGATAAGTCTTTCTTCCTCACTAACAGGTGGAATTACGTAGCAGTAGTGAGCGATGGGACTAGGGTCTTAGGGCTCGGTGATATAGGGCCTGAGGCAGGCTTGCCTGTCATGGAGGGGAAGGCCCTCCTCTTCAAATACCTCGGCGGGGTCGATGCCTTCCCCCTCGTAGTTAGAGCTCGCGATCCCGATGATATGATAAAACTCTTGGAGTGGATAGAGCCTAACTTTGGAGGGGTGAATCTCGAGGATATAGAGAAGCCGAAGTGCTATTACGTCCTGGAGGAAGCGAGGAAGAGGCTCCAGATACCGGTATGGCATGATGATCAGCAGGGAACTGCTACTGTAGTTTATGCCGGACTAGTCAATGCCTTTAAGCTCGTCGGGAAGAACATGAAGGATTCTAAGATAGTCCTTTATGGAGCTGGCGCCGCTAACATAAGGACGGCTATCGTCCTCATAACTGCCGGAGTGCCCCCTGGGAACATCGTGCTGATAGATACAGCGGGCGTCCTCTACAGGGACAGGCCCGATATGGAGACCATGGAGAAGGAGGATAGGTGGAAGTACGATCTAGCGATGAAGACTAACAAAGAGAACAATAAGACGATAGAGGAAGCTTTCAAGGGAGCTGATGCTGTAGTAGGGGCTAGCAAACCAGGGCCAGGAGTTATAAAGCAGGAATGGATAAAGTTGATGAACAAAGATCCTATAGTCTTCGCGTGCGCAAACCCGATACCGGAGATATGGCCTTGGGAAGCTAAGGAGGCGGGAGCGAAGATAGTAGCGACTGGGAGGAGCGATTTCCCCAACCAAGTGAACAACAGTCTCGCCTTCCCAGCTATCTTCAGGGGAGTATTAGATGTCAGAGCTAAGACAGTGACAGATGAGATGTGCATAGCCGCTGGAGATGCTCTAGCTAAGTTCGCGGAGGAGAAAGGATTGCGTGAGGATTACATACTCCCGACTATGGAAGACTGGGAGGTCTATCCCATCGAAGCTGTGGCTGCAGCTGAACAATCGATTAAGCAGGGAGTCGCTAGGAGAATACTCAGCAGGGAGGAGCTCTATGAGAGGGCTGTCAATATAATAAGGAACGCTAGGGAGTCAGCGAGATTCTTAATGGAGAAGGGCTTAATATCCTCACCTCCACCTGAGGAGGATGTTCTAAGGAGTTACGGTCCTTAA
- a CDS encoding MFS transporter has product MSNKEVYKAIILFGVVSFLGDVIYEGARGIIPSYLAYLGASAFLVGLISGVTEFIGISFRFISGFLVDLSKSYWTFYILGYALIVSIPLLGLSNSLEIAVILILIERIAKGIRTPARDSLISFVSRGMGPGRAFGIHEALDQIGAVAGPLIMGLILLYSNNYSLAFLSSLIPYLFLITSTLYVYRRYSWASPSGGGGGKLSLKYERSFWMYNIAVFLNTISLIHVSLIVLSSSLTFNPGIAALLYMLIQLVDTASALTAGFMFDRYGRAFLYIPFALSIAPSCLTLLGGGSNIVLAAITFGIILGMQESIYRAAISTLVPENQRGSAYGIFNAVYGVGNLISAPIFGYLIQSKMIGLGIYYTIIGQLLAIIALSSSLRRKEGSLGPRSEPS; this is encoded by the coding sequence TTGAGCAATAAAGAAGTTTATAAAGCGATAATCTTATTCGGTGTGGTCAGTTTCCTCGGGGATGTTATCTACGAGGGGGCTAGAGGCATAATACCATCTTATCTAGCTTATCTGGGGGCCTCAGCTTTCTTAGTCGGTTTGATCTCAGGAGTGACTGAGTTCATAGGGATCTCATTCAGGTTCATAAGCGGGTTCCTAGTAGATCTGAGCAAATCCTATTGGACCTTCTATATCCTAGGATATGCTCTCATAGTATCGATACCCCTCCTGGGGCTCTCAAATTCCCTCGAGATAGCGGTAATACTGATACTTATCGAGAGGATAGCTAAGGGGATAAGGACCCCAGCTAGGGACTCCCTCATCTCATTCGTCTCGAGGGGGATGGGACCTGGGAGGGCTTTCGGTATCCATGAAGCCCTAGATCAGATAGGGGCAGTAGCTGGGCCCTTGATAATGGGGCTCATCCTCTTATACTCTAACAATTACTCCCTAGCTTTCCTGAGCTCCTTGATACCCTACCTCTTCCTCATTACCTCGACCCTCTACGTCTATAGGAGATACTCTTGGGCATCCCCATCAGGGGGAGGCGGGGGTAAGCTCTCCCTGAAATACGAGAGGAGTTTTTGGATGTATAACATCGCTGTCTTCCTGAATACTATTTCATTAATTCATGTCTCACTAATAGTCCTCTCCTCTAGCTTAACCTTTAATCCGGGGATTGCTGCGCTCCTCTATATGCTGATACAGTTAGTTGACACAGCATCAGCACTAACTGCGGGTTTCATGTTTGATAGATATGGGAGGGCCTTCCTTTACATTCCATTCGCACTCTCTATAGCCCCATCATGCTTAACCCTCCTCGGAGGAGGGTCCAATATAGTATTAGCAGCGATAACATTCGGGATAATCCTGGGGATGCAGGAATCCATATATAGGGCTGCTATCAGCACTCTAGTTCCTGAAAATCAGAGGGGAAGCGCTTATGGGATCTTCAACGCTGTATACGGGGTGGGAAATCTCATAAGCGCTCCGATCTTCGGTTACCTAATCCAGAGTAAGATGATTGGCTTGGGAATCTATTACACGATAATAGGCCAATTGCTCGCGATCATAGCCCTCTCCTCATCCTTAAGGAGAAAAGAGGGGTCTTTAGGGCCTCGAAGTGAACCTAGCTAG
- a CDS encoding sodium-translocating pyrophosphatase, producing MVNFLIIRGTCGRGVEVLWELVILASATSGILIALLLRYLIARMNPGNEKMIKISQAIRKGSKAYLHRQYKVILLVMIVIAAFVYILDVIQHGGIPYVSASFMLGTVASLLAGYVSMDAATITNVRVAQAARESKEKPLVVAYLGGLVLGLMVVSMSLAGVAGMFFLYWWLNGWRGVENIPTLVMGFGFGASLAALFAQLGGGIYTKAADVGADLVGKVEAGIPEDDPRNPAVIADNVGDNVGDCAGRGADLFESISAENIGSMIIGAALYLLTKNLYFIFFPLVARATGIIGTLVGSLFVKPREGEMPISAMRRALIASVITTAALFYFVTSWFGPGHEYLYLASLLGMAAALIIELAIEYYTEVHGPVLDIVRSTETGPATTILSGLSVGMEAPAIPVISVLAALGASYYLGGIYGQINGIPPHFSGIYGTVAATIGMLSLTGIILAMDGYGPIADNASGIIEMSGIEEEVGSEVKDVLDAAGNTTKSLAKGFAMGSAAMASLLLFQAYVDVVRVENFNLMRPVTLIGLISGAILPFFFSSRAVRAVGRTAWEMIKEVRRQFREIPGILEGENEPDYAKCVDISTRAAQKEMIVPSLVSLIAPIAVGFLLGPVALGGFQIGVTAAGIMLAFLMNTGGAAWDNAKKYIERSGRKGTDEHKASVIGDTVGDPLKDTAGPSLHVLLKLVNNVSIVMGSAVLLYSLYLLG from the coding sequence ATGGTAAACTTTTTAATTATCCGAGGAACTTGCGGCCGAGGGGTCGAAGTGCTCTGGGAACTGGTGATACTAGCATCAGCGACCTCAGGCATCCTGATAGCCCTATTGTTGAGGTACTTAATAGCTAGGATGAACCCAGGAAATGAAAAAATGATTAAAATAAGCCAAGCTATAAGGAAAGGATCAAAAGCTTATCTTCATAGGCAGTATAAAGTTATACTTCTAGTTATGATAGTCATAGCTGCCTTCGTCTACATATTAGATGTTATCCAGCACGGCGGAATACCTTACGTTTCAGCCTCATTCATGCTCGGCACTGTGGCTTCTCTACTCGCTGGTTACGTATCTATGGATGCTGCTACGATAACTAATGTGAGAGTAGCTCAGGCAGCGAGGGAAAGCAAGGAGAAACCCCTCGTCGTGGCTTACTTAGGTGGTCTCGTCTTAGGGCTCATGGTAGTTTCAATGAGTTTAGCTGGAGTAGCTGGTATGTTCTTCCTCTACTGGTGGCTCAACGGGTGGAGAGGAGTCGAGAATATCCCTACTTTAGTCATGGGATTCGGATTCGGCGCCAGCTTGGCGGCCCTCTTCGCACAATTGGGTGGCGGTATCTACACTAAGGCAGCCGATGTCGGGGCTGATCTTGTTGGGAAGGTCGAAGCTGGAATACCTGAGGACGATCCCAGGAATCCAGCTGTCATAGCGGATAATGTTGGCGATAACGTCGGGGATTGCGCGGGTAGAGGGGCCGATTTATTCGAATCTATATCAGCTGAGAACATAGGGTCTATGATAATAGGGGCAGCTCTCTACCTACTGACTAAGAACTTGTACTTCATCTTCTTCCCGTTAGTCGCTAGAGCTACAGGTATAATAGGGACTCTAGTCGGCTCCCTCTTCGTCAAACCGAGAGAAGGGGAGATGCCGATCTCCGCTATGAGAAGGGCTTTAATAGCATCTGTGATAACTACAGCAGCCCTGTTTTACTTCGTAACATCCTGGTTCGGCCCAGGCCATGAATACCTCTATCTAGCATCTCTCCTAGGAATGGCGGCTGCTCTCATAATAGAGCTGGCTATAGAGTACTACACTGAGGTACACGGGCCCGTCCTCGATATAGTCAGGTCCACTGAAACCGGTCCCGCGACCACGATACTATCTGGCCTCTCAGTTGGTATGGAGGCCCCGGCTATCCCAGTCATATCGGTCTTAGCAGCTCTAGGAGCTTCCTACTACTTGGGAGGGATATATGGGCAGATTAATGGCATTCCTCCGCATTTCTCAGGAATCTATGGGACAGTAGCAGCCACTATAGGGATGCTCTCACTAACTGGAATAATACTAGCCATGGACGGCTACGGCCCGATAGCTGATAATGCGAGCGGCATAATAGAGATGTCGGGGATAGAGGAGGAAGTTGGTAGTGAAGTAAAAGATGTCCTGGATGCTGCTGGAAATACGACTAAGTCCCTAGCTAAGGGATTCGCTATGGGAAGCGCTGCGATGGCATCGCTCCTCCTCTTCCAAGCATATGTGGATGTAGTCAGAGTGGAGAACTTCAACTTAATGCGACCCGTCACTCTGATAGGGCTCATCTCAGGAGCTATACTCCCGTTCTTCTTCTCCAGCAGGGCCGTAAGGGCCGTGGGGAGGACGGCTTGGGAGATGATAAAGGAAGTCAGAAGGCAATTCAGGGAAATTCCTGGGATTTTAGAGGGAGAGAATGAACCAGATTACGCTAAATGCGTTGATATAAGTACTAGAGCTGCCCAGAAGGAGATGATAGTCCCTAGCTTAGTATCTTTAATTGCCCCGATAGCGGTAGGCTTCCTACTCGGACCCGTAGCCCTAGGGGGCTTCCAGATAGGCGTGACTGCTGCGGGTATCATGTTAGCGTTCCTCATGAATACGGGAGGGGCCGCTTGGGACAACGCGAAGAAGTACATAGAGAGGAGCGGTAGGAAGGGGACTGATGAGCACAAGGCTTCGGTCATAGGGGATACTGTAGGAGATCCCCTCAAGGATACTGCGGGACCCAGCCTCCACGTCCTCCTCAAGCTCGTCAACAACGTCTCAATAGTCATGGGATCCGCGGTACTCCTCTACTCCCTCTACTTGCTCGGCTAA
- the cysS gene encoding cysteine--tRNA ligase, which yields MIVFADLVVFNTLTRRLELFEPLVGRRVFMFVCGPTVYDYSHLGHARTYVFYDTLARFLRKLGYSLFYLQNITDVDDKIVNRAAEEGRDPIELAREFESYYYEDMRALNITSVNLYARASDYLKEIFEQIEALIKLGKAYVTESGVYFDITTFPDYGKLSGQKPEELRVHRIEPDPTKRNPGDFALWRNRPREEFGWESPWGYGRPGWHIEDTAISIKHFGKQYDIHGGAIELAFPHHEAEIAQAESLTGEKPFVKYWIHTGLLTVEGEKMSKSLGNFVTIREALREYDANTLRIFLLSRHYRSPIDFRWEYLEQARSSYERIVNCLENLKELEIGEGGDEEREFLSKVRERRDSFYRRMLDDVNTAEALGELYELVRDVNSFSERMGRISEAGKNEVISIFSELLDLLGLRIEGGPNTSMLHALISLILYVRENLRRRKEYDLADEIRGRMRELGIDVQDTPRGTKWRIVR from the coding sequence GTGATCGTCTTTGCTGATCTCGTAGTCTTCAATACTCTCACGAGGAGGCTTGAACTCTTCGAACCCCTCGTTGGAAGGAGGGTTTTCATGTTCGTCTGCGGGCCTACTGTATACGATTACTCGCACTTAGGCCATGCGAGAACTTATGTCTTCTACGATACGCTAGCTAGATTCCTTAGGAAGCTGGGTTATTCCCTCTTCTACCTCCAGAATATAACGGATGTGGACGATAAGATAGTCAATAGAGCTGCTGAGGAGGGCAGAGACCCTATAGAGTTAGCTAGGGAGTTCGAGAGCTACTACTATGAGGACATGAGGGCATTGAATATAACGAGCGTAAACTTATACGCTAGAGCCTCCGATTACCTCAAGGAGATATTCGAGCAAATAGAAGCCCTAATAAAATTAGGTAAAGCTTACGTAACTGAGAGCGGAGTTTACTTCGATATAACGACTTTCCCGGACTATGGTAAGCTCTCAGGTCAGAAGCCCGAGGAACTGAGGGTCCATAGGATAGAGCCGGATCCAACTAAGAGGAATCCAGGGGACTTCGCCCTCTGGAGGAACAGACCTAGGGAGGAGTTCGGCTGGGAATCGCCTTGGGGTTACGGGAGGCCCGGCTGGCATATAGAGGACACAGCTATATCCATAAAGCACTTCGGGAAGCAGTACGATATACATGGTGGGGCGATAGAGCTCGCTTTCCCGCATCATGAGGCAGAGATAGCGCAAGCTGAGAGCTTAACTGGAGAGAAACCTTTCGTTAAGTACTGGATCCACACGGGCCTCCTTACAGTCGAGGGAGAGAAGATGTCCAAATCTCTAGGTAATTTCGTGACTATAAGGGAAGCTCTCCGAGAGTATGATGCGAATACACTCAGGATATTCCTCCTCTCGAGGCACTACAGGTCACCGATAGACTTCAGATGGGAGTACTTAGAGCAAGCGAGGAGCAGTTATGAGAGGATAGTCAACTGCTTAGAGAACTTGAAGGAACTGGAGATAGGTGAGGGAGGGGATGAGGAGAGGGAGTTCTTGAGTAAAGTTAGGGAGAGGAGGGATTCCTTCTATAGGAGGATGTTGGACGACGTGAATACTGCTGAGGCCTTGGGAGAGCTCTATGAGTTAGTTAGGGATGTGAATTCCTTCTCGGAGAGGATGGGTAGGATTAGTGAGGCCGGGAAGAATGAAGTAATCTCGATATTCTCGGAGCTCCTGGATCTATTAGGTCTCAGAATTGAGGGAGGTCCAAATACCTCAATGCTTCATGCTCTGATATCCCTCATACTTTACGTGAGGGAGAACCTGAGGAGGAGGAAGGAATACGATCTAGCCGATGAGATAAGGGGGAGGATGAGGGAGCTGGGGATAGACGTCCAAGATACTCCGAGAGGAACGAAATGGAGGATCGTGAGATAA
- a CDS encoding SagB/ThcOx family dehydrogenase: protein MRYPELRESILISAAFFSVTAIILLLTGAISLEVPSSEEKKVGVIKLPDPVLKGSVSVEEAISKRRSIREYRDEPLRLEELGQLLWAAQGITSPKGFRAAPSAGATYPLEIYVSVKERGVIGLPAGIYHYDPFDHSLTLIKEGDHSLEIYRASLNQEWVKEAPICIIIAADFSRTTSRYGARGERYVYMEAGHVGQNIYLQATALDLGTVAVGAFYDDQLRSIIGCEEAPIYIFPVGRK from the coding sequence GTGAGGTACCCGGAGCTGCGTGAGAGTATCTTGATATCCGCAGCCTTCTTCTCAGTTACAGCTATAATCCTCCTTCTAACTGGAGCTATAAGCTTAGAAGTTCCTTCTTCTGAGGAGAAGAAAGTGGGAGTGATAAAGCTACCGGATCCAGTGCTCAAGGGCTCTGTCTCAGTTGAGGAAGCGATAAGCAAGAGGAGGTCGATAAGGGAATATAGAGATGAGCCCCTGAGATTAGAGGAGCTAGGACAATTGCTATGGGCTGCGCAGGGGATAACATCTCCAAAGGGGTTCAGAGCCGCTCCGAGCGCTGGAGCCACTTATCCCCTCGAGATCTACGTCTCTGTGAAGGAGAGAGGTGTGATCGGGCTGCCTGCTGGTATCTATCACTACGATCCTTTCGATCACTCCTTAACTCTTATTAAGGAAGGGGATCACTCCCTAGAAATTTACAGAGCATCCCTGAACCAGGAGTGGGTCAAGGAAGCTCCTATCTGCATAATAATAGCGGCAGATTTCAGCAGGACTACCTCTCGCTACGGTGCTAGGGGGGAGAGATACGTTTACATGGAGGCCGGTCATGTGGGCCAGAACATATACTTACAGGCCACGGCCTTGGACTTGGGTACTGTAGCTGTGGGAGCCTTCTACGATGATCAACTGAGATCGATAATAGGTTGCGAGGAGGCTCCTATATACATATTCCCGGTGGGGAGGAAGTGA
- a CDS encoding DUF4430 domain-containing protein produces MSERALKALIVLFFIWGVLATSLYLNEVMRGQGGEIRVNIGIRYDNRTEWHNSTVLRKGATLLEATRRVASVNYTEYPGMGCFVNSINGVRNEGSKYWIWWYWDRSMGWVLGPVAADKYLLSDGETLLWFYEDTSSYPPPKP; encoded by the coding sequence ATGAGCGAGAGGGCCCTCAAGGCATTGATCGTGCTGTTCTTCATCTGGGGAGTCTTGGCCACATCCCTCTACTTGAATGAAGTGATGAGAGGGCAGGGAGGAGAGATAAGGGTGAACATAGGGATAAGATATGATAATAGGACTGAATGGCACAACTCAACTGTCCTGAGGAAGGGGGCTACTCTCTTAGAAGCCACTAGGAGAGTCGCATCCGTCAACTACACTGAGTACCCGGGGATGGGTTGCTTCGTCAACTCGATAAACGGCGTGAGGAACGAGGGGTCCAAATATTGGATATGGTGGTACTGGGATAGATCTATGGGCTGGGTGCTCGGGCCAGTGGCTGCTGATAAGTACCTCCTCTCGGACGGCGAGACCTTATTATGGTTCTATGAGGATACGAGCAGCTATCCACCGCCTAAGCCCTAA
- a CDS encoding DUF4443 domain-containing protein, whose protein sequence is MVLSELRSAFERLPGPLPNYNLLHAILLILALEEGPCGRKKLSSIISLGEGSARSLISKLRDLKWIDCGREGCFLTPLGREKIEELRKCLLGPMKISLVELFRGDVYLTLVKCVNYLDILDLRDEAVRFGGKGALIFAVRGKRVIFPETGEDLSIYAPNDSKLLESLGASDGDLIIIGLSEDPQISKLSSLGASLLAIQGPRK, encoded by the coding sequence ATGGTGCTGAGCGAACTTAGATCGGCATTTGAGAGGCTCCCAGGTCCTTTACCGAATTATAACTTACTTCACGCGATCCTACTCATATTAGCTCTAGAGGAAGGTCCCTGCGGTAGGAAGAAGTTATCATCTATTATCTCTCTCGGTGAGGGGAGTGCTAGGAGCCTCATAAGTAAGCTGAGGGATCTTAAATGGATAGATTGCGGGAGGGAGGGATGCTTCCTCACACCTCTCGGTAGGGAGAAGATTGAAGAGCTGAGGAAATGCCTTCTGGGACCTATGAAGATCAGCTTGGTGGAACTATTCAGAGGGGATGTCTACTTGACTTTAGTGAAGTGCGTGAATTACCTCGATATCCTAGATCTCAGGGACGAGGCCGTCAGGTTCGGGGGGAAGGGGGCTCTGATATTCGCGGTGAGGGGGAAGAGGGTGATATTCCCGGAGACCGGGGAAGATCTATCGATATACGCTCCCAATGATAGCAAGCTACTTGAAAGTTTGGGGGCCTCAGACGGTGATCTAATAATAATTGGGCTCTCTGAGGACCCACAGATCTCTAAACTCTCCTCCTTGGGTGCATCTTTACTCGCGATACAGGGCCCGAGGAAATAA
- the serS gene encoding serine--tRNA ligase, with product MSWSVLEALRKDPEILRENLRRRFLPLDIVDRAVELDRKWREAVTELNSLRERRNEINRSIPRADPREREELIRKAKEIGEEIERLEGIVEKLSQERDSILMSMPALIDDSVPIGPNEDYNEPIRFWGKPKVPRSKLDSFMEQTRGFNVEYELIDWEPLGHADELEFMLKQVDTAKAGQLAGSRFFYLFKDIVWLEQALILFALDKISRKGFIPVIPPYMMRRDYYLGVVDLNTFEDSIYKVEGEDLYLIATSEHPLVAMHAGDTFTEDELPRLYVGLSPCFRKEAGTHGKDTKGIFRVHQFTKVEQIVFSKPEESKYWHERLIENAEEIYRELEIPYRVVNIASGDLGASAAKKYDLEGWFPAQGKYRELVSCSNCVDWQSYRLRIKLDRKGRREFVHTLNSTALATTRTISAIVENHQREDGSVRIPKALRKYLEIFEQAPKEEIVPIEKILKE from the coding sequence TTGAGCTGGTCTGTCCTCGAGGCATTGAGGAAGGACCCCGAGATCCTCAGGGAGAACCTAAGGAGGAGGTTCCTCCCCCTCGATATCGTAGATAGAGCGGTAGAGTTGGATAGGAAGTGGAGGGAAGCTGTGACTGAGCTGAATTCCCTCAGGGAGAGGAGGAATGAGATAAACAGGTCCATACCCAGAGCAGATCCTAGGGAGAGGGAGGAGCTGATAAGGAAGGCTAAGGAGATAGGTGAGGAGATAGAGAGGCTAGAGGGTATAGTTGAGAAGTTGTCTCAGGAGAGGGACTCTATTTTAATGTCGATGCCTGCTTTAATAGATGATAGCGTCCCAATAGGACCTAATGAAGATTATAATGAGCCTATAAGGTTCTGGGGTAAGCCCAAAGTACCTAGGAGCAAGCTGGATTCCTTCATGGAGCAAACTAGGGGTTTCAACGTAGAATATGAGCTGATAGATTGGGAGCCGCTAGGTCACGCTGATGAACTCGAATTCATGCTGAAGCAAGTTGATACAGCTAAAGCAGGTCAATTAGCAGGTAGCAGGTTCTTCTACTTATTCAAGGATATAGTATGGCTAGAACAAGCATTGATCCTTTTCGCTCTGGATAAAATAAGCAGGAAGGGGTTCATACCGGTCATACCTCCATATATGATGAGGAGGGATTATTACCTCGGCGTAGTTGACCTGAACACGTTCGAGGACAGTATATACAAGGTAGAGGGGGAGGATCTCTACCTCATAGCCACATCGGAGCATCCATTAGTGGCGATGCATGCTGGCGATACCTTCACAGAGGATGAGCTCCCGAGACTCTACGTGGGCTTGAGCCCTTGCTTCAGGAAGGAGGCCGGTACTCACGGTAAGGACACTAAGGGGATATTCAGAGTCCACCAATTCACTAAAGTAGAGCAGATAGTCTTCTCGAAGCCTGAAGAAAGCAAGTACTGGCACGAGAGATTGATAGAGAACGCTGAGGAGATTTACAGGGAGCTGGAGATACCCTATAGAGTAGTGAATATAGCATCTGGTGATTTGGGAGCCAGTGCTGCGAAGAAATACGATTTGGAGGGATGGTTCCCAGCTCAGGGTAAGTACAGGGAGTTGGTGAGCTGCAGTAATTGCGTAGATTGGCAGAGCTACAGGCTCAGGATAAAGTTGGATAGGAAGGGCAGGAGGGAGTTCGTCCACACGCTGAACAGTACGGCATTAGCTACTACTAGGACTATAAGCGCTATAGTGGAGAATCACCAGAGGGAGGATGGGAGCGTGAGGATACCCAAGGCCCTCAGGAAATATCTTGAGATATTCGAGCAAGCTCCTAAGGAGGAGATAGTTCCGATAGAAAAAATATTGAAGGAGTGA